A region from the Vicia villosa cultivar HV-30 ecotype Madison, WI linkage group LG3, Vvil1.0, whole genome shotgun sequence genome encodes:
- the LOC131662297 gene encoding ABC transporter C family member 3-like: MTNHALQESLLNGNGDSDSKKLGGNEILTSYSKAGFFSILTFSWMTPLITLGSKKTLNHQDLPLLSANDTACGTFSTFRKNLELECGNVRTVTTMKLAKVLFLSTWEGILISGIFAFLYVCATYVGPYLIDNLVQYLNDENKVTNEGYVLAMAFIAAKLVECLSQRHWTFKFQQVGVRMQAMLVSMIYAKGLTLSCQSKEGHSSGGIINLMTVDAQRIGEFCWYMHDIWMAVLQISLALFILHRSVGVASVAAFAATVIVMLLNLPVTSLQERFQAKLMEFKDKRMKATSEVLMNMRILKLQAWEMKFLSKIIQLRKLEETWLKKFLIGNAIVRFLFFNAPTFVAVVTFGACVLLGIPLESGKILSALATFRILQMPIYNIPDTISMIAQTKVSLDRIVTFLRLDDLQTDVVEKLPRGSSDIAIEIVDGNFSWDFSSVDTNLKNINLRVCHGMRVAVCGTVGSGKSSLLSCIIGEIPKVSGNLKVYGTKAYVAQSPWIQSGKIEENILFGREMDREKYEKVLEACSLKKDLEVLPFGDQTIIGEKGINLSGGQKQRVQIARALYQDADIYLLDDPFSAVDAHTGSHIFKECLLGLLKTKTVIYITHQVEFLPDADLILVMKEGRITQSGKYNDILTSGTDFMELVGAHRAALSSVKSLERRPTFKTSSITGEDTGSLNDFELEQEIEIVDDQNGKLDETIVPKGQLVQDEEREKGSIGFKVFWKYITIAYGGALVPFLLLSQILTVVLQIASNYWMALATPVSATDEPDIGNLTLMVVYVSLAIGSSFGTLGRAVLAAIAGYKTATMLFNQMHLSFIRAPMSFFDSTPSGRILNRASSDQSTVDTDISNLAWGFTYNMVQLLGIIAVMSQAAWQVFIILIPVMAACIWYQRYYSASARELARLTGVCQAPVIQHFSETISGSTTIRSFEQESRFTELNMQLIDKYSQPKLYSASAMEWLSFRLDLLSSTIFAFCLVFLVSFPSSIADPSIAGLAVTYGISLNAIQTNLIWFLCNLENKIISVERILQYTSIPSEAPLVIKDNQPDLSWPSSGEVRIQDLQVQYAPHLPLVLRGLKCTFTAGAKTGIVGRTGSGKSTLVQALFRLVEPVAGKILIDDINISLIGIHDLRSRLSIIPQDPTMFEGTVRSNLDPLEEYTDEQIWEALDMCQLGDEVRKKEGKLDSTVTENGENWSMGQRQLVCLGRVLLKKSKILVLDEATASVDTATDNIIQQTVKQYFSDCTVITIAHRITSILDSDMVLFLSEGLIEEYDSPKKLLKDKSSSLAQLVAEYTRRSNTGFGS, from the exons ATGACTAATCATGCTCTTCAAGAGTCCCTTTTGAACGGCAACGGCGATTCTGATTCCAAAAAGTTAGGAGGAAATGAAATTTTAACCAGTTATTCAAAGGCTGGATTTTTCAGCATTCTTACTTTCTCATGGATGACCCCACTAATAACATTAGGGAGTAAAAAGACCTTAAACCATCAAGACCTTCCACTTCTTTCTGCCAATGACACTGCCTGTGGAACTTTTTCAACTTTTAGAAAAAACCTTGAGTTGGAGTGTGGTAATGTTAGGACTGTAACAACTATGAAGCTCGCCAAGGTGCTGTTTTTATCGACATGGGAAGGGATTCTTATATCTGGTATATTTGCATTCTTGTACGTGTGTGCTACTTATGTAGGACCTTACCTTATTGACAACCTTGTTCAATATCTCAATGATGAAAACAAGGTTACAAATGAAGGCTATGTTTTGGCAATGGCGTTTATTGCGGCGAAGCTTGTTGAGTGTCTTTCGCAAAGGCACTGGACGTTTAAGTTTCAACAGGTTGGAGTTAGGATGCAAGCAATGTTGGTGTCAATGATCTATGCTAAAGGTTTGACACTTTCTTGTCAATCAAAAGAGGGACATAGCAGTGGCGGAATAATCAACTTAATGACTGTTGATGCGCAAAGGATAGGCGAGTTTTGTTGGTATATGCATGATATATGGATGGCTGTTCTACAAATTTCTTTGGCTTTGTTTATTCTTCATAGAAGTGTCGGGGTTGCCTCGGTAGCTGCTTTTGCTGCAACTGTTATTGTGATGTTGCTAAACCTTCCTGTGACTTCACTGCAAGAGAGGTTCCAAGCTAAGTTAATGGAGTTCAAGGATAAAAGAATGAAGGCGACGTCTGAGGTTCTAATGAACATGAGGATTCTCAAACTGCAAGCATGGGAGATGAAGTTCTTATCAAAGATTATTCAGCTTAGGAAGTTAGAGGAGACGTGgctaaaaaaatttcttattgGTAATGCAATTGTTAGATTTCTCTTCTTTAACGCACCGACCTTTGTTGCTGTGGTCACTTTCGGTGCCTGTGTTCTTCTAGGAATTCCACTTGAATCAGGAAAGATCTTATCCGCTCTTGCAACATTCCGAATTCTTCAAATGCCTATCTATAATATTCCTGACACAATTTCAATGATTGCGCAAACCAAAGTTTCCCTCGATCGGATTGTCACTTTTCTTCGTCTAGATGATTTGCAGACTGATGTAGTGGAGAAGCTTCCACGAGGTAGTTCTGATATAGCAATTGAAATAGTAGATGGAAATTTCTCTTGGGATTTTTCTTCTGTCGATACAAATTTGAAAAACATAAACCTTAGAGTTTGTCATGGTATGAGGGTTGCTGTTTGTGGTACTGTTGGATCAGGCAAGTCGAGTTTACTTTCTTGTATAATAGGTGAAATACCAAAGGTATCTGGTAACTTGAAGGTGTATGGAACAAAGGCCTATGTCGCTCAATCACCATGGATACAGAGTGGAAAGATAGAAGAGAATATACTGTTTGGGAGAGAGATGGACAGGGAAAAGTATGAGAAGGTGCTCGAAGCATGTTCCTTGAAGAAAGACTTAGAGGTTTTACCATTTGGTGATCAGACCATTATTGGAGAGAAGGGAATTAACTTGAGTGGTGGACAGAAGCAAAGAGTACAAATAGCACGTGCACTTTACCAAGATGCCGATATATATCTTCTCGATGATCCCTTTAGTGCTGTTGATGCTCATACAGGATCCCATATCTTTAAG GAGTGTTTGCTTGGCCTTTTGAAAACAAAAACAGTGATATACATAACACATCAAGTAGAGTTCTTACCTGATGCTGATCTGATACTT GTCATGAAAGAAGGAAGAATAACTCAATCAGGAAAATACAATGATATTCTTACGTCAGGAACTGATTTTATGGAACTTGTAGGCGCACATAGAGCAGCGTTGTCTTCAGTTAAGTCTTTAGAGAGAAGGCCTACATTTAAAACATCGAGTATAACCGGAGAAGACACAGGTTCATTAAATGATTTTGAACTTGAGCAAGAAATCGAAATAGTAGATGATCAAAATGGCAAGTTAGATGAAACAATTGTGCCGAAAGGCCAACTTGTTCAAGACGAAGAACGTGAAAAGGGTAGTATTGGGTTTAAAGTGTTTTGGAAATACATAACAATAGCTTATGGAGGAGCTCTTGTACCTTTCCTATTGCTTTCACAGATACTCACTGTGGTTTTACAAATTGCAAGCAACTACTGGATGGCTTTGGCAACTCCTGTTTCTGCAACTGATGAACCTGATATTGGAAACCTTACTCTGATGGTTGTCTATGTTTCTTTGGCTATTGGAAGTTCCTTTGGCACCCTTGGCAGAGCCGTTCTTGCTGCGATAGCTGGATACAAGACCGCCACCATGCTCTTCAATCAAATGCATTTGAGCTTCATTCGAGCGCCAATGTCATTTTTTGATTCCACCCCAAGTGGAAGAATTCTTAATAGA GCTTCGTCTGACCAAAGTACAGTAGATACGGACATTTCAAATCTAGCATGGGGTTTCACCTACAATATGGTTCAGCTATTGGGAATTATTGCTGTGATGTCTCAAGCAGCATGGCAAGTGTTCATAATATTGATTCCTGTCATGGCAGCTTGCATTTGGTACCAG CGATACTATTCAGCATCAGCACGAGAATTGGCACGATTAACTGGTGTATGCCAAGCACCTGTTATACAACATTTTTCTGAAACGATATCCGGATCAACAACCATAAGAAGTTTTGAGCAAGAATCAAGATTTACTGAATTGAATATGCAATTGATAGACAAGTATTCCCAACCTAAGTTATACAGTGCTAGTGCAATGGAATGGTTGAGTTTCAGATTGGATCTTTTATCCTCTACCATATTTGCCTTCTGCTTGGTTTTCTTGGTATCTTTTCCAAGTTCAATTGCTGATCCTA GTATTGCGGGATTGGCTGTTACATACGGGATTAGTCTAAATGCTATACAAACTAATTTAATTTGGTTTCTTTGCAATTTGGAGAATAAAATTATATCTGTAGAAAGAATACTTCAGTACACTTCCATCCCAAGTGAAGCACCTCTTGTAATAAAAGACAATCAACCAGATCTTTCTTGGCCATCATCCGGAGAGGTTCGTATCCAGGATTTACAG GTTCAATATGCTCCTCACTTGCCTCTTGTTTTACGTGGACTAAAATGCACTTTCACCGCCGGAGCAAAAACTGGCATTGTTGGAAGAACTGGAAGTGGAAAATCAACACTTGTGCAAGCACTTTTCAGACTTGTTGAGCCTGTCGCCGGAAAAATATTGATAGATGACATCAACATCTCGTTGATTGGAATCCATGATTTACGGTCCAGACTCAGCATAATACCTCAGGATCCAACAATGTTTGAAGGGACTGTAAGAAGTAATCTCGACCCGCTGGAAGAGTACACAGATGAACAAATTTGGGAG GCTTTAGATATGTGCCAACTAGGAGATGAAGTGAGGAAGAAAGAAGGAAAGCTCGACTCAACAG TTACTGAGAATGGAGAAAACTGGAGCATGGGTCAAAGACAGTTGGTTTGCCTCGGCCGTGTTTTACTTAAGAAAAGCAAGATATTAGTGCTTGACGAAGCAACTGCATCAGTTGATACAGCAACAGATAATATTATTCAGCAGACAGTTAAGCAATATTTCTCTGATTGCACAGTCATTACCATTGCTCATAGAATAACTTCAATCCTCGATAGCGACATGGTTTTATTTCTCAGTGAAG GGCTTATTGAGGAATATGATTCACCAAAGAAGTTGCTTAAGGACAAATCTTCATCTCTTGCTCAACTAGTTGCAGAATACACAAGGAGATCAAACACTGGTTTTGGAAGTTGA